The sequence below is a genomic window from Salicibibacter cibarius.
TATTCCTTTTGCAAGCTCAATGTCGCTTGCTTGATTATAAAGGTTATTTGTTTCCGATAAAGCTTGTGAAAAATAGGTTCGTATGTCTTCCCGATCACTTACCGAAACAAAGCCACTGTAAGAGAGCATTCCTACTTTTCCCATATGTCTCATACAGGATATGCAAAACGTATCTGTAAACAACCATGGCGCGTCCATATCGACGTCTTGTTCACCAAAACCATTCGGGACTGCAAATGATTCATTTTCAAAAATGGAGCGCAACTGCGTTAAATGCTCGGATGCAATATCATAGGCGTACTGAATAACGGGCTTAATGTCTGAGTCTGAGATGTGTTTGAGCATAAAGCGTAAGATACATGCGGCCATACTATCATTCATATAGGCTGTCCACAGGGAAGCAATTTCTGCAGATGTTAAATGAGCATTATTTTTCATTGGCGCACCTCCTCGTAGTATAAGTGTCACTCATATCAATTAAATTATGTCTGCCATGTATTTACTTTATCTTGTAAATGGGATTGAATTTGAAAAAAAGGCTAAAATAAATATATACGGAAAAGCATTTGCGCAATTATTAAAAGGAAGGATTTTTATGGAATTCAAACATGTAACGGTTGCCGGAAGGACGTTAGGTAGTCAAATTGCTGGTATCGAATCCGCTGAGGGATTCTACAAATATCTAAATCCATCTTACGAAAATGAAGACTTTTTGGAATAGGCATGTAAAGAGTAGGCTCATTAAAAAATTGTGACAAAAAGAAAACAGGCGCTTACCTTATATAAGGACCAGCGCTTGTTTCTTTTTTTAAATGTCAATGAAGCGTATAGTCCATCGACATCCAAGTAAAACTAAGGATGATAAATGATCATAGGGTCATAGGAGGAAATTATGGAGACAGCATGGCAATCGATCGTAATGGTCATTTCAGGGATATTGCTACTCCGAATCGCGGGACGCAAATCAATTTCTCAAATGACAATGGCACAAACGGTGGTGATGATCTCCATCGGTTCAATCATTATCGAGCCCATTGTAGAAACGAGTGTTTGGGAGGCGATGATAGGAGCCGGCATTTTCGTCATAGCACTAATTATTATGGAATATGTTCAGATCAAATTTAATTTTCTTGAAAAAATAATTACTGGAAAATCAAAGGTTGTTATTGAAAATGGGGCTCCACATACCGAAAACTTAAAGAAACTTCGTTACACCGTTGACCAACTTGAGATTCAGTTGCGACAACAAGGCATTACATCTTTATCGGATGTGAAAACGGCCACTTTAGAACCGAATGGACAATTAGGTTATGAACTTGTTCCGGATGCAAGACCTTTGACAATAAAAGATTTCAAGCAGCTCTTGCAAATCGAGCAGAATACGGATCCAAATCAACAGGAGGCTCACAATATTTTTGATGAATTATCGGAAAAAGATAAGAAAAATCCGGGTTCTGTAACATTAAAATAGGGAAACAATTTCGTTGGTACAGACGAGTGTAAAATTAAGAATATAGCCGGAATAACTTTTTAGAATATCGACACTTTTCGACCGTAATAGATATATAATCTATTACGGGAGGAGAGGAAATGAATGACGAAACAAGAGAAGAGGTATTCTGGATGATTCAGGATTTACACAAGAAAGGATGGAGTATCACGGCGATTGCGGAAGAAATGCAAGTCAGTTGGCCTACAGCGAAGAAATACACTGAAGAAATACCTAAAAAACAAACGCGGCCAACAAGAAAAAGCAAGCTCGATCCGCATAAGGACTACTTGGAACAAAGGATTAAAGAAGGCACAACAAACTGCGAGGTTCTTTTTGATGAACTAAGAGAGAGGGGATATACCGGGAAAAAGACGATTCTTAAAGATTATATAAAACCATTTCGGAAGGAGCCAGGCAAACAGGGGATTCCCAGATATGAAACGGAACCAGGAGAACAGGCCCAAGTAGATTGGATGGATTGTGGTATCCGGGAAATGGACGGGGTTCGAAAACGTACATATGGTTTTGTCATAACCATGAGTTATTCCCGAAAACGATACCTTTGTTTTACAACGGATATGAAAATGGATACTTTCTTACGATGCATGATGCAAGCCTTTGACTATTACGGTGGTATCCCGCAGAAAATCCTGTTCGACAACATGAAAACTGTCGTTCAACAGCGTCTTAAAAAGGAAATTATCCTCACGTCGGAATTTAATGATTTCGCCTTCTACTATGGGTTCAGAGTGGATCTATGTCAGCCTGGAAAGCCTCGGACTAAAGGGAAAGTTGAAAATTCGGTAAAATATGTCCGGAACAATTTCCTGCAGCGAAGACATGAACCTTCTCTGGAAATTTGGAACTACGATGCCCTGCAATGGCTAAGTACGGTGGCGAATGCAAATCCTAATCAGACGACTGGAGTAGCACCTGATGAGCGTTTTCAAGAGGAGAGGGGCAAGCTACAACCCATTACAGGAATAAAACCTTATATCGTCACAAAATGGGAAAAACGCATCGTGCACGACGGTTATATATCCGTTAAATCCAAAAGGTACTCGGTTCCCAGCCGGCCTTTATTGAAGGAAGTTCGCATCCGATGGATGGACAGGGAAACCTTTGAAATTTGGGATAATGAACAAAAAATAACGACGTATACCGTCGACACCAATCCGCAAAAAACAGTTGTTTACCGGTCTGAACATCTACCAAAAATAAAAGGAACTCCTGACGAGGGGGATATGGGTTTGGCGACCGCCCCACACGTTCAGAAAGCTCCCAATGTGGAAGTTCGATCCCTCGATTATTACGAGAATTTAAAAGAGGAGGAATCTACTTTATGCAAGCCATAGATGACCTGCATGAACGTTGTCTACAGCTTGGATGGAAGTCAGTGGCCCAAGACCTTGACGCCATCTTGGAACAAGCTTCTAGTGAAAGTATAACATATGCCGAATTTTTAAGCACAATCCTTAACCATGAAGAAGCTTTCAAACAAGAAGCATCTTGGAATCGAAGAATCCAAAAAGCCAAGTTTCCATTTGTGAAATCCTTGACGGAATTTGATTTTACGATTCAAACCAGTGTAAGCGAAAAACGTATTCGCGACCTTGTCATGCGTTCCTTTTACCGGGATGGGCACAATCTTTTACTCTTGGGCCCTCCCGGGGTGGGAAAAACCCATCTGGCCATTGCGATTGCCCTAGAAGCCATTGATCAGGGGGAGACAGCTTTATTTATACGCTCTGATGACTTTATAGAGGCCGCAAAGGAAGCTACGGATCGCTATCAAATGAAAAAGTTTCTGCGGCAATATGCTAAGCCCACCGTTCTGGTTATGGATGAACTTGGGTACGCCCCATTTGACGCCGCGACTGCACAAATTCTGTTTCAGGTGGTTTCAAAACGCTATGAGGAAGGCTCAATCATAATCACGTCCAATAAGTCGTATAGCGAATGGGGAGATATGCTTGGCAGCTCTGTATTGGCAACAGCCATTTTGGATAGGCTCTTGCACCATAGTTCCGTGTTCAATATTCGGGGTGATTCCTATCGCCTTAAAGAGAAAATTCAAGCAGGCGTTGTACCAACACAAACGGAAACGGAGGGGCTATGATGACCAAGTACAGTATGCATTATGATCAGCATCAAGATCAGTGGTCTGTTGAGTTACAGGGAAGGAAATATTCGCTCCATTGCGGAGAAAGCTTTGAACTATACATTGGTCGAAAATCGATTCCTTGCCGGCTAGAATTAGCCAACAAATGGTATGTCATTATGGGGGATGTCAATCTAGACTTACGTGAGAGTGATCAGTACATGATTAAGTTGTAGAGAGGGCACCCACAACCACCCCGCCAACTAGCGAGAAATTTTGGTAAAGGAGGTGGGCTAGCCCACCTCCTTTACCAAAATTCTGGCTATACTCTAAAAAAGTAAACCGGCTATTTTATAAAATTTTAAATTGGCCTTGACATCGTTAACTGAGAAAGAAAATATTGAGCCAGAGATCAAGGGATTTGTAATTGTAAAAAGGGATTTTCAGATAAAGAGATCACTGAGTTGACGGGCATCACTGAAAAAGAGTTGGTTGTATTAAAGGATCGGATATAAATTAGATTAATTCGCTGGCGGTAACATGCCAGCTCTTTTTTGATTTCTTTTGGCTACATAGGGGCAGTCAAAGCAAACCCATCCCATTTGAGGGATAAGGTCAGGTTTGGCGTACCTCTAACTGCAGTTTTCTTCTCATGCACAAAAAACCACCCAAACGATGAACTACCACGGCAACTGAGGACACAACATGCTGTTTTTAACCCCGATCAGTCCTCAGGTGCGATAGATGAGGACTCAAAAGATGAATTTTTGGCCTTAGCAGTCCTCAGCTCTGGCATCTGAGGACTCACTATGCAATTTTGGACCCCGATCCAGTCCTCAGGTATGATAGTTGAGGACTCAAAAGATAAATTTTTGGCCTTAGTAGTCCTCATCTCTGACATCTGAGGACTCACTATGCAATTTTGGGCCCCGGTCAGTCCTCAGGCATGATAGATGAGGACTCAAAAGATGAATTTTTGGCCTTAGTAGTCCTCAGCTCTGACATCTGAGGACTCATTATGCAATTTTGGACCCCGATCAGTCCTCAGGCATGATAGTTGAGGACTCAAAAGATAAATTTTTGGCCTTAACAGTCCTCAGATTTGTCATTTGAGGACACAACATGCTGTTTTTGACCCCGACCAGTCTTCAAAGGATCGGGAGATATGTGAATAGGAGTTTCGGAAAGAATTTCTGGTACGTCCACTAGTCCTTTTCAATTATGTAATTATTTATTGTTGATTCAACAAGCTCACCTTTGTCACAAAAAGGCGAGCTTGTAACCATGAAGGCTGTATCCCAAAAGGGTGCAGCTTCTATATTCTTTTAACTAATTCTTTTTTTTAACAGGGACCCAAATTTCTGTTGAATCGTTGATTCCTCTAACCATTTCAGGAGCTTCAGCTAATTCATAACCAGATGTAGGGAACCACTCGGTATAAATCCGCTCCCATGTTGTTAGTAATGCCTCCGGCATTTCACCCGTGGCTGTAAATACCGCCCATGTATGGGAAGAAATCTTCAATTGTTCGAATTCCTCGGGACATGGCTTGGTAGTCGCTGTAGCTATATAGTAATCAACGTCTCCATTCTCTTTGGTCAATGAAACATGTAATATGCCCGAGAACGAGGTATTGTTGTATGGTTCGAGACTTTCCTCGATCTCTTCGAGGTGCCCCCACAATTTCGGATTAAATTCAGTATCCGTGGCCGCCACTGTTTCTTTTTTTCCTACGACGGCAAAGGCTTCTTTCTCTATAAATCTGTAGTTCATTTCTACATCTCCCTTAATCGCGATTTGGAAGGTCATCCGCGGGTAAGCTTTTAATGGAACATCAGAATTTTTGGCTGAACTAGGCGTTACTTCGTGGAGCGCTTGGAATGCCCTTGAAAATGAATCGGGTGAACTGTAACCATACTTAATAGCCACATCGATCACTCTTATTTCACTTTCTTTTAAATCAAAAGCAGCTAAGGTCAAACGTCTTCTCCGAACATATTCCGCCAAGGATATCCCAGCTATAAACGAAAACATTCGTTTGAAATGATGCTCGGAAAAACAAGCAATCTTTGCAACCTCTTTATAATTGATCTCTTCATTTAAATTGTCTTCGATATAGCTTACCGCTGCGTTCATATTTTCAAGCAAATCCATTGGAACAACCTCCCTTCACTTTTAAGGATAACAAGATGTTCATGTAATGGTCCGATAAAATCCGTTCAGCTTTGCAGGGTATGGGTTGAGAAGTTTACGCGAGTATAAACATGTGGTGATCAAGGATTCTAATGGCGTGTTCTTCGTCAGGGAACGGGTCCTCACGCCTTCATGGTCTTCAGTTCCACATGCAACGAGAACAAAAAATCCTAAAGTGTATAGGCAATTATTTTTCTAGCTGTATATGATCATTTCACATCTTTATATTACTGGTGTATAAGCATCTTATTCATCATCGATTTCAAAATCAATCGTCTCTGCATCCATATCCCCGCCCATGAGTTCAACACCGTCTGCCATTTCAATCGTCCATTGATTAGCTTCAGCATCATGCTCCAATGTTTTTATAACGGGAACGTCAAGTTCGTCCACCGGCAAAATTTCACGCAACACTTCAGCGTCCGTAAGATCAGCATCTTCCGGGCGTTCTTCTTCTATTACTTCGATATAGGCTACATCCGATGTTTCACCTGGGTAAGGTTCCATGGCATCCCCATACTCGGCATTTACCTTTTCTCCCAGTTCGACATCCTCGGAAAAATCGGATAACCAGACCGCATCGTAGTGCTCACCATCATTTGCGGTTGAACTTGCCTCGGTATCCACTACAAGAACTTCCTCGTCATTTTCATCCACCACATACCCTGAAATCTCAGATGCAGCATTTGATTCACCTTGCTCTTGTTCAGAATTTGATTCTTGAAGTCCGCATCCGGAAAGCATTCCTAAACTTAGGAAGAGCAACGGTACGCATTTCATGATATATACACTCCTTTAAGTGTGTCATTTACGAAAAGTCATCCTTTTGAGCCACTTTTTTGTATCCAGTACCCAACAAAATTAAAGCTAAAACAAAAAAAGCCATACCAATGAAAAAACCTTGACCTGAATCGAGAAATACCAAGTCAATGAACATACTAATTCCAGCTAGAAAAAAGCTCATTTTCATTGAAATATTTAAAATGTTATAGAATATAAAGAGGATCACTTCCTAAAAATCTTTTTAAATAGACGAGAAGATTTATGAAAAAGTTGATAGTAAAATTCGCTGAAATATTTATCAACGATTACTCTTAGTAAAGCGAACAACGATGCGATGATCAAAATAAAGAAAAGGATAAATATTGCTCTCTCAACTGCGGCCATGTATATCACCATACTTCAGAAATTTCACGGAGGCATATGCTAGACGTACCTAGACAGTAGTAACAATAAAATAAAAATAGTCGAAATGGCCACGCTATTTTCCAATACTATTCGCACGTTGCTCTTTTTGCTTTTTTTGGTCCGCAATCCGATATAAATGCCGATTTAAATCAACAAGCGAAGGCAATTGATTATTAAGTACGAGACCAACAAGAAAAGTGATCGGGGCATTCTTTGCATGAAGCTGATAGCCACTAATCTTCTCTGAATAATTCCGAAAGGACCTTTTCTCTGTTTTCCAAAAAGGCTTTCGTTATTTGATAATGCTCCGTTCCTTCAAATTCAATCTTGGAAATTTGTCCGTAGTCGAATGAAAAGATGTCCGCATAGGGATAGCCTAATAAAATTGGAGAATGGGTGGAAATGATAAATTGTGCGTCTCCTCCAGAATGTAGGTCATGAATGATTTTCAAGAATGCCAACTGCTTCGTAGGTGACAAAGCGGCCTCCGGTTCATCCAAAAGATAGATGGCTTTTCCTTGAAAACGATGCAAAAATAATGATAAAAAAGATTCACCATGGGATTGTTGGTGTAAGGATCGTCCACCGTAATCTTTAAATCCCACAGTGTCCACATTATCAATATGAGAGGCAAAATTAAAAAAGGATTCTGCCCGCATAAAGAATCCATTTGTTACTTTTGGCAACCAAGAAAGCCTGATGTATTCACCTAATGCAGCTTCTGATGCGTAAACTTCATACATGTTATGTCTCCCGCCGCCAGCAGTATGAAAATCACACCTGTCAGCAATGGCTTCTAACAACGTAGATTTGCCTGATCCATTTTCCCCAACAAAAAAAGTCACGTTGCTTTCTATATTTAATTCATGTAAGTGTTTGATAATCGGAATTGAAAAAGGATATTCATGAAATGAAAGGACTTTATCGCGTAAAAGCGATATTCTTTTTAAAAACATTTGTTACCACCTAAGCAAAGCATATCATTCCCGGAATTAATTGTTAAAGCATAAATGTGACACGGCACGATTCGGGGACGATGTGAAGATTGTAGACACGAAAATGGTAATGTTAAAATAGATAGAATATACTAAATTATCGGCAATGTTTGTGGCGGTGTCTAATGAACAGAAGATTAAAGAAGATTCTTAAGGATCGAATTTTACCTATGGTTTTTATTGTTCTTACAGCCATTGTTGGTAGTGTTGTGAGTACTGTGGAACAAGCAGACGATATGGATTTGGAGACATTGGATTCGTTAATACCAGTCATTGTAAGAATATCAATCGCATCCGTTTTCTTAATAAAGGTTGTGAAAAGTGTTAAACTGAGAAACAACGTGAGAGTATTTATTTACTCAGCGCTGTTTTTGGCTTTAGTAGTTTGGTTTTTATCTATGCGTATTCTTTTTTAACGATCGGGTATCGGAGAAAGGATCCGACTTTTAATGGTTGTGTGAATAACGACTGAGTTTATCAATCATCATAAATAAAACTAAATGATTCGTACCCGGAAAGCTTTGGCATCCGGGAAACCGGGAAAGGTGACTAACCATCAGATAGCTAATCTCAGGGGTAGTCACTTTTTTTCGTGTTTATCATGTTTCATCATCAAAACAACTAATGTGGCCACGGCCATACAAAGCATGGCTGTTTCGTGAGTAATGAACATAATCGTTTACCTTCCTTCTATCCGTTAGCGACGGATGGAAGTTACAAATGGCAAACTCCTACCCTTGGGAAACGACGTTCTATTGTTCCGTCTAGTATATCACATGTGACACCATATGTTAGCTTTTAGAATATAACTTTTAAAAGGGGGGGGGGACGGTGTCTATTCAAAAATGTCGCTTGCTTGCTGCTTTTCTTTTTTTATTTTTCTATCGATGAATATAGTGGCACCACTGAACATAATGAG
It includes:
- the istA gene encoding IS21 family transposase — protein: MNDETREEVFWMIQDLHKKGWSITAIAEEMQVSWPTAKKYTEEIPKKQTRPTRKSKLDPHKDYLEQRIKEGTTNCEVLFDELRERGYTGKKTILKDYIKPFRKEPGKQGIPRYETEPGEQAQVDWMDCGIREMDGVRKRTYGFVITMSYSRKRYLCFTTDMKMDTFLRCMMQAFDYYGGIPQKILFDNMKTVVQQRLKKEIILTSEFNDFAFYYGFRVDLCQPGKPRTKGKVENSVKYVRNNFLQRRHEPSLEIWNYDALQWLSTVANANPNQTTGVAPDERFQEERGKLQPITGIKPYIVTKWEKRIVHDGYISVKSKRYSVPSRPLLKEVRIRWMDRETFEIWDNEQKITTYTVDTNPQKTVVYRSEHLPKIKGTPDEGDMGLATAPHVQKAPNVEVRSLDYYENLKEEESTLCKP
- a CDS encoding AraC family transcriptional regulator translates to MDLLENMNAAVSYIEDNLNEEINYKEVAKIACFSEHHFKRMFSFIAGISLAEYVRRRRLTLAAFDLKESEIRVIDVAIKYGYSSPDSFSRAFQALHEVTPSSAKNSDVPLKAYPRMTFQIAIKGDVEMNYRFIEKEAFAVVGKKETVAATDTEFNPKLWGHLEEIEESLEPYNNTSFSGILHVSLTKENGDVDYYIATATTKPCPEEFEQLKISSHTWAVFTATGEMPEALLTTWERIYTEWFPTSGYELAEAPEMVRGINDSTEIWVPVKKKN
- a CDS encoding DUF421 domain-containing protein; the encoded protein is METAWQSIVMVISGILLLRIAGRKSISQMTMAQTVVMISIGSIIIEPIVETSVWEAMIGAGIFVIALIIMEYVQIKFNFLEKIITGKSKVVIENGAPHTENLKKLRYTVDQLEIQLRQQGITSLSDVKTATLEPNGQLGYELVPDARPLTIKDFKQLLQIEQNTDPNQQEAHNIFDELSEKDKKNPGSVTLK
- a CDS encoding DUF3221 domain-containing protein: MKCVPLLFLSLGMLSGCGLQESNSEQEQGESNAASEISGYVVDENDEEVLVVDTEASSTANDGEHYDAVWLSDFSEDVELGEKVNAEYGDAMEPYPGETSDVAYIEVIEEERPEDADLTDAEVLREILPVDELDVPVIKTLEHDAEANQWTIEMADGVELMGGDMDAETIDFEIDDE
- a CDS encoding DUF5348 domain-containing protein is translated as MTKYSMHYDQHQDQWSVELQGRKYSLHCGESFELYIGRKSIPCRLELANKWYVIMGDVNLDLRESDQYMIKL
- a CDS encoding AAA family ATPase, with amino-acid sequence MFLKRISLLRDKVLSFHEYPFSIPIIKHLHELNIESNVTFFVGENGSGKSTLLEAIADRCDFHTAGGGRHNMYEVYASEAALGEYIRLSWLPKVTNGFFMRAESFFNFASHIDNVDTVGFKDYGGRSLHQQSHGESFLSLFLHRFQGKAIYLLDEPEAALSPTKQLAFLKIIHDLHSGGDAQFIISTHSPILLGYPYADIFSFDYGQISKIEFEGTEHYQITKAFLENREKVLSELFRED
- the istB gene encoding IS21-like element helper ATPase IstB translates to MQAIDDLHERCLQLGWKSVAQDLDAILEQASSESITYAEFLSTILNHEEAFKQEASWNRRIQKAKFPFVKSLTEFDFTIQTSVSEKRIRDLVMRSFYRDGHNLLLLGPPGVGKTHLAIAIALEAIDQGETALFIRSDDFIEAAKEATDRYQMKKFLRQYAKPTVLVMDELGYAPFDAATAQILFQVVSKRYEEGSIIITSNKSYSEWGDMLGSSVLATAILDRLLHHSSVFNIRGDSYRLKEKIQAGVVPTQTETEGL